The following nucleotide sequence is from Pseudomonadota bacterium.
GGATGTACACCTCGCAGTTGAACTTCTTGTGCGGCGTGATCGACTTCGGCGCCGCCAGCACCTGCCCGCGGAAGATCTCGTCCTTCGCGATCCCCCGCAGCAGCACCCCGACGTTGTCCCCCGCCCGGCCCTCGTCCAGGATCTTCCGGAACATCTCCACGCCCGTCACCACCGTCTTCCGCGTCTCCGCGAACCCGATGATCTCCACCTCTTCCTGGACCTTCACGACCCCGCGCTCGATGCGCCCCGTCGCCACCGTCCCGCGCCCCTTGATCGAGAACACGTCCTCGACGGGCATCAGGAACGGCTTGTCGATCGCCCGCACCGGCTCCGGGATCGACGCGTCTATCGCGTCCATCAGCTTCAGGATCGACCCCTCGCCCATCTCCCCCGTGTCGCCCTCCAGCGCCTTCAGCGCCGACCCGCGGATCACGGGGATCGTGTCCCCCGGGAACTCGTACTTCGTCAGAAGCTCCCGGACCTCCATCTCCACCAGGTCCAGAAGCTCCGGGTCCTCCACCGCGTCCACCTTGTTCATGTAGATCACGATCGCCGGCACGCCCACCTGCCGCGCCAGAAGGATGTGCTCCCGCGTCTGCGGCATCGGCCCGTCCGTCGCCGCCACCACCACGATCGCCCCGTCCATCTGCGCCGCGCCCGTGATCATGTTCTTGATGTAGTCCGCGTGCCCGGGGCAATCCACGTGCGCGTAGTGCCGCGCCTTCGTCTCGTACTCCACGTGCGCCGTCGCGATCGTGATCCCGCGCGCCTTCTCCTCCGGAGCCTTGTCGATTTCGTCGAACGCCACGAACTTCGCCCCGCCGACCTTCGCCAGCGTCTTCGTGATCGCCGCCGTCAGCGTCGTCTTCCCGTGGTCGATGTGCCCGATCGTCCCCACGTTCACGTGCGGCTTGTTCCTTACGAATTTCTCCTTCGCCATGACAAAGCTCCTTTGGAGCGCGGCCAAGCCGCGCCGTGTCCACTTCTCAACCGATGATCACCCTGGCGATCTGCTCGGGAACGGCGCTGAAGTGCGAGAACTGCATCGTGTACGTCGCTCTCCCTTGCGTCACGGTCCTCAAATCGGTCGTGTAGCCGAACATCAGTCTCAGAGGCACGTGCACGTCGATCACCTGAACGCTCACGCGCGCCTCCATTCCGCTGATCCTTCCCTGCCGTCGGTTCAGATCGCCGACGACCTCTCCCATGAACTCCTCGGGCACGATCACCTGCACGGCCATGACCGGCTCGAGCAAAATGGGTTGCGAAGCCCGGAGGGCTTCCCTCAGGGCAATCGAGGCGGCGATTTTATACGCCAGCTCGGTGCTGTCAACCTCATGTTTGCCTTCGTTCAACAAAGAAACCACCAGATCTACGATGGGATATCCGGCCAAAACACCGGAACCGAGCGATCCGCGCACGCTCTCCTCGACTTGTCGCACGAACTCCTTCGGGATGATCATCCCGTCCGTCTCATCCTTGAACTCGATGCCGCTCCCGCGCTCGCCGGGCCGGACGCCGAGCTTGATCGAGGCGCGGTGCAGCTTCGCGCCGATCTGCTTTTCCACGGAGCCGACGCCCGCGGCTTCGCGCGTTGCGGTCTCCCGAAAAGCCACGCGCGGGTCGCCGACGTTCGCGGCCACGTTGAACTCGCGGCGGAGCCGGTCGACGATGATCTCGAGGTGCAGCTCGCCCATCCCGCTGATGAGCGTCTGCCCGGTCTCCTCGTCCGTCTTCACGAGGAACGTCGGGTCCTCCATCGAGAGCCTGTCGAGGGCCTGCGAGAGCTTCTCCTGATCGGCCATCGTCCTCGGCTCGATGGCGATCGAGATCACCGGCTCCGGCGCCTCGATCCGCTCGAGGAGCAGCGGGTGCTTGGGATCGCAGAGGGTGTCGCCCGTCGTCGTGAACCGCAGGCCCACCGCGGCCGCGATATCACCGGCAAACACCTCCTTGATCTCCTCCCGCTTGTTCGCGTGCATCTGGAGGAGCCGGTTGATGCGCTCCTTCCTCGACTTGCTGGCGTTCTCGATCGCCTTGCCCGTCTCGAGCGTTCCCGAGTAAACGCGGAAGTATGTGAGCTGGCCCGCGTAGGCGTCGTTCTGGACCTTGAAGGCGAGCGCGGCGAACGGCTCGCCCTCGTCCGCCTTCCGGCTGATCGGCTTCTGCGTCGACACATCCACGCCCTGGATCGGCGGCAGATCGACGGGCGCGGGCAGGTAGTCGACCACCGCGTCTAGGACCAGCTGCACGCCCTTGTTGCGGAAGGCCG
It contains:
- the fusA gene encoding elongation factor G codes for the protein MARRVPIGLIRNIGIMAHIDAGKTTLTERVLYYTGVSHKMGEVHDGTAQMDWMPQEQERGITITSAATTCFWRDHRINIIDTPGHVDFTIEVERSLRVLDGAVCVFDGVAGVEPQSETVWRQADKYGVPRLAFVNKMDRIGASFERCVDMIRERLGARPVPTQLPVGVEDGFRGIVDLLEGRAVIWDDDALGANYRLDEIPAEMADAAAAAREKLIEAAADFDEQLMESYLEGHEPDLSRVRAAIRAGTIRGKIVPVLCGAAFRNKGVQLVLDAVVDYLPAPVDLPPIQGVDVSTQKPISRKADEGEPFAALAFKVQNDAYAGQLTYFRVYSGTLETGKAIENASKSRKERINRLLQMHANKREEIKEVFAGDIAAAVGLRFTTTGDTLCDPKHPLLLERIEAPEPVISIAIEPRTMADQEKLSQALDRLSMEDPTFLVKTDEETGQTLISGMGELHLEIIVDRLRREFNVAANVGDPRVAFRETATREAAGVGSVEKQIGAKLHRASIKLGVRPGERGSGIEFKDETDGMIIPKEFVRQVEESVRGSLGSGVLAGYPIVDLVVSLLNEGKHEVDSTELAYKIAASIALREALRASQPILLEPVMAVQVIVPEEFMGEVVGDLNRRQGRISGMEARVSVQVIDVHVPLRLMFGYTTDLRTVTQGRATYTMQFSHFSAVPEQIARVIIG
- the tuf gene encoding elongation factor Tu, whose amino-acid sequence is MAKEKFVRNKPHVNVGTIGHIDHGKTTLTAAITKTLAKVGGAKFVAFDEIDKAPEEKARGITIATAHVEYETKARHYAHVDCPGHADYIKNMITGAAQMDGAIVVVAATDGPMPQTREHILLARQVGVPAIVIYMNKVDAVEDPELLDLVEMEVRELLTKYEFPGDTIPVIRGSALKALEGDTGEMGEGSILKLMDAIDASIPEPVRAIDKPFLMPVEDVFSIKGRGTVATGRIERGVVKVQEEVEIIGFAETRKTVVTGVEMFRKILDEGRAGDNVGVLLRGIAKDEIFRGQVLAAPKSITPHKKFNCEVYILKKEEGGRHTPFFSNYRPQFYIRTTDVTGTIELPEDVKMVMPGDNIRMAVALIDPVAMEDGRRFAICEGGRTVGSGVVSSIIE